Part of the Maridesulfovibrio sp. genome, TATCCGCTCCATGCTGATCATGCCCATCCCCTCTCCCAATGTTTGTGAGGGAGTACTGGTATTGACCTCATGCGCACCGAATGCATTCCATGCCGCACACCTTAAGCATGTGGCAACACTTTCCTCCGTAGCCGGGATTTCCATCAGCAATGCTTATAACTTTGAATCCATCCGGGTTCTTATGGATGCACTGCTCAAGGCTCTGGCCGAGGCAATCGATGCACGGGATCCTTTCACTGCAGGACATTCCGAACGCGTAGCCCATCTGGCGGTTTCTTTTGCCAGACAGATTTCGCAGGACAACGCGAAATTCGCCCACATTCATTTCTCAGATGAACACCTCCGGGAAATCTTCTATTCGGGAATCCTGCACGATATCGGCAAAATCGGTATCAAAGAAGAGGTGCTGACCAAGAAAACGAGACTGCCTAAATCCATGGTAGACGTAATCGGCATGCGCTTGAAACTCTTCGGAATTCACCACATGCATGAATGGGAAGATGATTATAAGCGCATCAAGCAAATCAACCAGTCCCTGAGTCCCGCGCAAGAGGACCTTGACTTTGTCGACAGCATCAGCACCGTAAAATTCAAGGTTAACGGTTCCACGATTCACATGCTCCAGCCAGATGAACGAAAATGTTTGACCGTACGCCGCGGCAACCTGACAGAAGAAGAGCGTATGGAAATTGAACGCCACCCGGCTGAAAGCAAACGCATCCTTGAACACATTCCCTTTCAGGATGATCTGTCACAACTACTGACCATCATAGGTCAGCACCACGAAAGACTGGATGGTTCAGGCTACCCGGAAGGACTCTTCGCTGAGGACATTCTCATCCAGAGCCGAATCCTCGCCGTTGTGGACATTTATGATGCCGTTACTCAGGAACGGCACTACAAACCTGCTACCCCCAAAGAAAGAGCCTTGAAAATTCTTTCTCTGGAAGCAGCTGAAGGAAAGCTGGACCAAAATCTGGTGGACCTGTTCATCACTAAAATTTCTGAAATTGAAACCGGAGCGGAATCAATCAATCTTGACCGTCCGGTATCAACGAGGTTTTGCAAAACACCTCGTAACAACATGAACTAATGCCGGGCCTTCGAGCTATTTCTATCATGAGGGTACGGCTGTAAAACCCCGGGGTTTCCGGTATGCACAAAGCCTTATCCACGCTGGTATTGATCCTGCTGACGTTCTTATTACTCTGCTCCCCAGCTGCCGCAGACAAACACAATTCCTTCCTGCTTGGAATGTCCGCCGCGTTTACCGGCCCCAGTAAAGGATTAGGAATCGAACTTTACCGGGGTTCAACGGCCTACTTCAATCATATCAATGCACAGGGCGGAATAAACGGACACAAGGTCGTCATCAAAGTCATGGATGACGGCTATAACCCGGAACCTGCAATCCGTAATACGATCAAACTGGTTGAGAAGGATAAAGTGACCGCTCTTTTCAACTACGTGGGTACCCCCACAGTGACCCGCGTGCTTCCGGTCATCAAGCATTTCAATTCTCAAGAACCGGAATACCTTTTCTTTCCCTTCACCGGGGCCCAGCCGCAAAGAGAATTTCCTTACGAAGAATATGTATTCAACCTGCGAGCATCGTACAGGCAGGAAACATGGGGGTTGGTCCACAACCTTTATATGATAGGACGCCATCGGGTCGCTGTCTTTTATCAGGCGGATGCATACGGTAGAAGCGGATGGGACGGAATCAGAAAAGCCCTTAAAGAAAAAGGCTTGGATCTCGTTGCCGAAACAACATACAGACGCGGTGCTTCTTTTCATGACTCCATGCATGAACAGGTCGAAATAATTAAAAAGGGCAATCCCGATGCAATCATATCTGTGGGAGCCTATGAGGCCTGTGCGGCATTTATACGCGATGCAAGGGATGCCGGTATAAATGTCCCTATCTGCAACCTTTCCTTTGTCGGCAGTGAAAATATGCTGGAACTGCTGGATACGCTGAGCAAAAGTACAGGCAAAAATTACACCGAAGACCTGATTAATTCCCAGACTGTTCCAAGTTACGAAGACATCAGTCTTCCTGCTGTTCGTGAATACCGCGAAGCCATGGCTAAAAATCCACCTCCTCCGGAATGTTTCAGTAAGGATTACACTCCGCTGCAATTCAGCTTTATCAGTTTTGAAGGATTCTTGAACGCCAAGGTTATGGCCAGAATTCTGGAAAAGGTTTCCATGCCCCAGTATGCGGGTAATATATATGCTGCAACCCTATCCATCCGTAATCTGGATATTGGAATAGGTACGGATGTCAATTTTGGGCGCGGCAAACATCAAGGACTTGACGAGGTATACTACACAACCGTTTCTGACGGAAAATTCGTACCCCTTAAAGATTGGAAAAGGTGGAGCAGATGAAAATGAGAATGTCTAAAATATTCCAGAAAACCCTGCTTCTGAACTTCAT contains:
- a CDS encoding HD domain-containing phosphohydrolase gives rise to the protein MNAGLNPEIRLKKIIKPKKLKSFLQKALPLLPEGSVLCVYIDGNPIFCAEPVRHSFEETILSPVKNPAGDNLCLGAFIKHRNNLSEPELQHIKSVLEFTAFSIANYIESETARRLIGEETLSKYRELALLHRSIVELNNSLRLKDVITALTTECKTSALPAEMGAVFLPEEDGFTIFDSFGNFSVDESQKLVECSLFKDIISSLRGEIINDVSKDTRCHGKISANIRSMLIMPIPSPNVCEGVLVLTSCAPNAFHAAHLKHVATLSSVAGISISNAYNFESIRVLMDALLKALAEAIDARDPFTAGHSERVAHLAVSFARQISQDNAKFAHIHFSDEHLREIFYSGILHDIGKIGIKEEVLTKKTRLPKSMVDVIGMRLKLFGIHHMHEWEDDYKRIKQINQSLSPAQEDLDFVDSISTVKFKVNGSTIHMLQPDERKCLTVRRGNLTEEERMEIERHPAESKRILEHIPFQDDLSQLLTIIGQHHERLDGSGYPEGLFAEDILIQSRILAVVDIYDAVTQERHYKPATPKERALKILSLEAAEGKLDQNLVDLFITKISEIETGAESINLDRPVSTRFCKTPRNNMN
- a CDS encoding ABC transporter substrate-binding protein, which encodes MHKALSTLVLILLTFLLLCSPAAADKHNSFLLGMSAAFTGPSKGLGIELYRGSTAYFNHINAQGGINGHKVVIKVMDDGYNPEPAIRNTIKLVEKDKVTALFNYVGTPTVTRVLPVIKHFNSQEPEYLFFPFTGAQPQREFPYEEYVFNLRASYRQETWGLVHNLYMIGRHRVAVFYQADAYGRSGWDGIRKALKEKGLDLVAETTYRRGASFHDSMHEQVEIIKKGNPDAIISVGAYEACAAFIRDARDAGINVPICNLSFVGSENMLELLDTLSKSTGKNYTEDLINSQTVPSYEDISLPAVREYREAMAKNPPPPECFSKDYTPLQFSFISFEGFLNAKVMARILEKVSMPQYAGNIYAATLSIRNLDIGIGTDVNFGRGKHQGLDEVYYTTVSDGKFVPLKDWKRWSR